Proteins from one Listeria weihenstephanensis genomic window:
- the purN gene encoding phosphoribosylglycinamide formyltransferase translates to MKIAIFASGSGSNFQALVDDAMIKESVALLVCDKPGAYVLERAEAAGIPVFVFAPKAFADKAAFEREIVAKLQESGVEFLVLAGYMRLIGPTLLGAYENKIVNLHPSLLPSFPGKDAMGQAVVAGVTETGVTAHFVDAGMDTGPIIAQQSVAILPDDTVESLATRIHKVEHAFYPEVVKKIIGGQS, encoded by the coding sequence ATGAAAATAGCGATTTTTGCTTCGGGATCGGGTAGTAATTTTCAGGCGCTTGTGGACGATGCGATGATTAAAGAATCGGTGGCGTTGCTTGTTTGTGATAAACCGGGCGCGTATGTGTTGGAACGAGCAGAGGCAGCTGGAATTCCAGTGTTTGTCTTTGCTCCGAAGGCTTTTGCGGATAAAGCGGCTTTTGAACGGGAAATCGTGGCTAAATTGCAGGAATCAGGGGTAGAATTTCTCGTTTTGGCGGGATATATGCGCTTGATTGGGCCGACGTTATTGGGAGCGTATGAAAATAAGATTGTCAATTTGCATCCGTCGTTACTTCCGTCGTTTCCTGGAAAAGATGCGATGGGACAGGCGGTTGTCGCGGGTGTAACGGAAACGGGTGTCACCGCGCATTTTGTAGATGCTGGAATGGACACGGGGCCGATTATCGCACAGCAGTCGGTTGCTATTTTGCCAGATGATACGGTGGAATCGCTTGCGACGAGAATACATAAGGTTGAGCATGCGTTTTATCCAGAAGTGGTCAAAAAAATAATAGGGGGACAATCATGA
- the purH gene encoding bifunctional phosphoribosylaminoimidazolecarboxamide formyltransferase/IMP cyclohydrolase: protein MKRALISVSDKTGVVEFAKSLVGLGFEIISTGGTKKALEDSAVPVIGIEEVTGFPEMLDGRVKTLHPAIHGGLLARRDDAAHMQAIADHDIAKIDLVCVNLYPFQETIAKPGVKLGEAIENIDIGGPSMLRSAAKNYAAVTVVVDSTDYAPVLAELGDHGAVTFETNQRLAAKVFRHTAAYDALIAGYLTEIVGEEFPEKLTLTYNKKQDLRYGENPHQEAAFYTEPLGTQNSISEAKQLHGKELSYNNIRDTDAALRIASEFTEPVAVAVKHMNPCGVGVGETSEEAYLKAYEADETSIFGGIVAINREVDAATATHMSQIFLEIIIAPSFSEEAFAILAQKKNIRLLTVPFAGPVNAVEKTSVIGGLLLQDGDAVAEDVATYEVVTDAQPTESEWKALVAQWKIVKHVKSNAIVVGNASQTLGIGAGQMNRIGSALIALNQAGDKAQGAVLASDAFFPMDDTVEAAAKAGIKAIIQPGGSIKDKDSIAMANKYGIAMVLTHVRHFKH, encoded by the coding sequence ATGAAAAGAGCGTTAATTAGTGTGTCAGATAAAACTGGTGTTGTGGAGTTCGCGAAATCGCTTGTGGGGCTTGGTTTTGAGATTATTTCAACGGGTGGAACGAAGAAGGCGCTTGAGGATAGTGCGGTTCCAGTGATTGGAATTGAGGAAGTGACTGGTTTTCCAGAGATGTTAGACGGACGTGTGAAGACGCTACATCCGGCGATTCATGGGGGTTTGCTTGCTCGTCGCGATGATGCGGCGCACATGCAGGCGATCGCGGATCATGATATTGCTAAAATTGATCTCGTTTGTGTGAATTTATATCCGTTCCAAGAAACGATTGCGAAGCCTGGCGTGAAGCTGGGTGAGGCGATTGAAAATATCGATATTGGCGGTCCTTCGATGTTACGTTCGGCGGCGAAAAACTATGCGGCGGTGACAGTCGTAGTTGATAGCACGGATTATGCGCCTGTTTTAGCGGAACTTGGCGATCATGGCGCGGTCACTTTTGAAACGAATCAGCGTTTGGCCGCGAAGGTTTTCCGTCATACGGCGGCTTATGATGCGTTGATTGCGGGTTATTTAACGGAGATTGTCGGTGAGGAATTCCCTGAAAAATTAACATTGACTTATAATAAGAAACAAGATTTGCGATATGGCGAGAATCCGCATCAGGAGGCGGCTTTTTATACAGAACCATTGGGTACGCAAAACTCGATTAGTGAGGCGAAACAACTGCACGGCAAGGAGTTGTCGTATAATAATATTCGTGATACGGATGCGGCGCTTCGAATTGCATCAGAATTTACGGAACCTGTAGCGGTGGCTGTAAAACATATGAATCCGTGCGGTGTCGGTGTTGGTGAAACGTCAGAAGAAGCGTATTTGAAGGCCTATGAAGCGGATGAGACTTCGATTTTTGGTGGCATTGTTGCGATTAATCGGGAAGTCGATGCGGCGACGGCGACACATATGAGTCAGATTTTCCTGGAAATCATTATTGCGCCGAGTTTTTCGGAGGAAGCATTCGCGATTTTAGCGCAGAAGAAGAATATTCGCTTGTTGACAGTTCCTTTTGCGGGTCCTGTGAATGCGGTGGAAAAAACGTCGGTGATTGGTGGATTGTTGTTGCAAGATGGCGACGCGGTGGCAGAGGATGTGGCGACGTATGAAGTCGTGACAGATGCGCAACCGACAGAAAGTGAGTGGAAAGCTCTCGTTGCCCAATGGAAAATTGTGAAGCACGTGAAGTCGAATGCGATTGTTGTTGGGAATGCTTCACAAACGCTTGGCATTGGCGCGGGTCAGATGAATCGGATTGGTTCGGCGCTGATTGCCTTGAATCAAGCGGGAGATAAGGCGCAGGGAGCAGTTCTGGCTTCGGATGCCTTCTTCCCGATGGACGATACGGTGGAAGCTGCGGCTAAAGCTGGGATTAAAGCGATTATCCAACCAGGTGGCTCGATCAAGGATAAAGATTCGATTGCGATGGCGAATAAGTATGGTATTGCAATGGTTCTCACACATGTCCGACATTTCAAACATTAA
- the purD gene encoding phosphoribosylamine--glycine ligase, whose amino-acid sequence MKILVVGSGGREHAISKKLLESNDVETVFCAPGNDGMLGDGIETHAISETDATALILFAKEQAVDWVIVGPEVPLLNGLVDEFEEAGIKAFGPSKKAALIEGSKDFAKQFMKKYAIPTADSESFTDYEKAYLYLQEKGVPIVIKADGLAAGKGVVVAFDMEEAVLALKDMMLDSKFGEASAKVVIEDFLAGEEFSLMAFVRGEKVYPMAIAQDHKRAYEGDKGPNTGGMGAYSPVPHIAQTIVDEAIQKILFPAAKGMVAEGRSFSGILYAGLIVTEDGPKVIEFNARFGDPETQVVLPRLKSDFAKVIDTLLRDREPVLEWESEGVTLGVVLASAGYPEDYAKGNVITGLADVEAEVFHAGTKRAKDGDAFLSNGGRVLLVSTTAESMTEAQTQLYKEMKKLDNPDFFYRMDIGTKAMR is encoded by the coding sequence ATGAAAATTTTAGTTGTTGGAAGCGGTGGTCGTGAGCATGCGATCAGTAAGAAATTGCTTGAAAGTAACGATGTAGAAACGGTATTTTGCGCCCCTGGAAATGATGGGATGTTGGGCGATGGTATTGAAACGCACGCTATTTCAGAGACAGACGCGACGGCTTTGATTCTTTTTGCGAAAGAGCAGGCTGTCGATTGGGTCATTGTCGGTCCAGAAGTGCCACTGCTAAACGGTTTGGTGGATGAGTTTGAAGAAGCTGGGATCAAAGCTTTCGGACCATCGAAAAAAGCAGCCTTAATTGAGGGAAGCAAGGATTTTGCGAAACAGTTCATGAAAAAATACGCGATTCCGACAGCTGATTCGGAGTCGTTTACGGATTACGAGAAAGCGTATCTATACTTACAAGAAAAAGGTGTACCAATCGTGATAAAAGCGGATGGTTTAGCGGCTGGAAAAGGTGTCGTGGTCGCTTTTGATATGGAAGAAGCGGTACTTGCTTTAAAAGATATGATGTTGGACAGTAAGTTTGGCGAGGCTTCTGCGAAAGTGGTGATTGAGGACTTTTTAGCTGGGGAGGAATTTTCACTGATGGCTTTCGTACGCGGTGAAAAAGTGTACCCGATGGCGATTGCGCAAGATCATAAACGGGCATATGAAGGCGATAAAGGACCAAATACAGGTGGAATGGGCGCTTATTCGCCTGTGCCGCACATAGCGCAAACCATTGTCGATGAAGCGATTCAGAAAATTTTATTTCCAGCGGCAAAAGGGATGGTCGCAGAGGGGCGTTCGTTTTCTGGCATTTTGTATGCAGGCTTAATTGTGACCGAAGATGGGCCAAAAGTGATTGAGTTTAACGCGCGCTTTGGAGATCCTGAAACGCAAGTGGTGTTACCTCGCTTGAAATCTGATTTTGCGAAGGTTATCGATACTTTGTTGCGCGACCGGGAACCAGTGCTTGAATGGGAATCGGAAGGGGTTACGCTTGGTGTCGTCTTGGCGAGTGCTGGATATCCTGAGGATTACGCGAAAGGTAATGTGATTACTGGGCTTGCGGATGTGGAGGCTGAGGTTTTCCACGCGGGAACGAAGCGGGCAAAAGATGGCGATGCTTTTCTATCTAATGGTGGGCGAGTGTTGCTTGTGTCGACAACGGCTGAATCGATGACAGAAGCGCAAACACAACTTTATAAAGAAATGAAGAAGCTTGATAACCCAGATTTCTTTTATCGGATGGACATTGGAACGAAGGCTATGAGATAA
- a CDS encoding DUF2207 domain-containing protein, translating to MKTKIILFFSLLFAILVTFHLPVSADRSFTIPNYENYVQIQQNGTAIITENVRYDFDGSFNGATMDIDTSGLPDITDLQVFVDGTPFVKSDSGKTGTFKADYDSNDTLKIRVYSPTDTATKEFVYQYTLKNAVTSYNDTAEFNRKLVGKNWEETLDRVAITITLPKETQNGELQAWAHGPLDGNISLQDNKIVKLYADNVKPGQFVEAHVIFPNNIVPSNQNIQAIDKKADIQAQEAKLAEQANTKRALTKWIFYGGSILMLLFTIITLIRIYVKFIQPKKAVFQDRYFHDIPTDMSPAVMNKLIYSKLGAKDIVATIMDLVRKRQLTIEELPDPSGNKKKATFIISRVPVPSPNTLLNHEQTLIKWLLDKVGDGEKVTLKEINSYAKKNSKAFTSSFSSWKRAVEKETKTYRYINKSATSKANKLLSSASLINFLIGLGLVLFSIFTSNFSIFALIIGVLSFAIIIVFSATLLPVKHQKGAEEFAKWHAFKRYIKDVGNLDIADVGSIAIWDHYLSYAISLGLTKEVLKAASIHFTPEQVQQHSGLLYYYYGGAMLGSVNHANMDTAFAESFQNSFESSFSGALASSTSSTTGSGGGFSGGSSGGGGGGSGGGAF from the coding sequence ATGAAAACTAAAATTATCTTATTTTTCTCACTCTTATTCGCAATTCTCGTAACATTCCATCTGCCAGTCTCGGCGGATCGCTCTTTTACAATACCAAACTATGAAAACTATGTCCAAATTCAGCAAAACGGAACGGCAATTATCACCGAAAATGTCCGCTATGATTTCGATGGCTCGTTTAATGGGGCGACGATGGATATTGATACATCAGGACTTCCCGATATTACCGATTTGCAAGTATTTGTTGATGGCACACCTTTCGTCAAGAGCGACTCTGGAAAGACAGGTACTTTCAAAGCTGATTACGATAGCAATGATACCTTAAAAATCCGTGTGTATTCCCCAACTGATACAGCAACGAAAGAGTTTGTCTACCAGTATACTTTAAAAAATGCCGTTACAAGCTACAACGATACCGCAGAATTTAATCGAAAACTCGTCGGGAAGAATTGGGAAGAAACGCTGGATCGTGTCGCGATTACGATTACGCTACCAAAAGAAACGCAAAACGGCGAATTACAAGCCTGGGCACATGGACCACTAGATGGCAACATTTCACTGCAAGATAACAAAATCGTGAAACTGTACGCGGATAACGTCAAACCAGGACAATTTGTGGAAGCTCACGTCATTTTTCCAAATAATATTGTACCAAGTAATCAAAATATCCAAGCGATTGATAAAAAAGCTGATATTCAAGCGCAGGAAGCCAAACTTGCCGAGCAAGCCAATACAAAAAGAGCACTAACGAAATGGATCTTTTACGGTGGTAGTATTCTGATGCTACTTTTCACAATCATCACGCTCATCAGGATATACGTAAAGTTTATACAACCAAAAAAAGCAGTATTTCAAGATCGATATTTTCATGATATTCCAACAGACATGTCACCAGCCGTCATGAATAAGCTGATATATTCCAAACTTGGCGCTAAAGATATCGTTGCAACGATTATGGACTTGGTACGCAAAAGACAACTGACCATCGAAGAATTACCTGATCCTTCTGGAAATAAGAAAAAGGCAACATTCATCATATCCAGAGTACCTGTACCATCTCCTAACACGCTTTTAAACCATGAACAAACCTTGATAAAATGGTTGTTAGATAAGGTTGGAGATGGCGAAAAAGTCACTTTAAAAGAAATAAACAGCTATGCAAAGAAAAATAGTAAAGCCTTCACTAGCTCATTTTCAAGTTGGAAAAGGGCGGTCGAAAAAGAAACAAAAACATATCGCTATATTAATAAATCAGCTACTTCCAAGGCGAATAAGCTATTATCTAGCGCTAGTCTTATCAATTTTCTGATTGGTCTTGGTCTCGTGTTATTCAGCATCTTTACGAGCAATTTTTCTATCTTCGCGTTAATCATAGGTGTTTTATCCTTTGCCATCATCATTGTATTTAGTGCAACGTTGCTTCCTGTTAAACATCAAAAAGGTGCAGAAGAGTTTGCAAAATGGCATGCCTTTAAGCGCTACATTAAAGATGTTGGAAACCTGGATATTGCTGATGTAGGATCGATTGCGATCTGGGATCATTACTTGTCCTATGCTATCTCGCTCGGACTAACAAAAGAAGTCCTAAAAGCAGCATCGATTCACTTCACACCAGAGCAAGTACAGCAGCATTCTGGATTGCTTTACTATTACTACGGTGGCGCAATGCTGGGCAGTGTAAACCACGCAAATATGGACACAGCGTTTGCAGAAAGCTTCCAAAACTCTTTCGAAAGCTCCTTTAGTGGTGCATTGGCAAGCAGTACATCCTCAACCACAGGAAGTGGCGGTGGATTCAGCGGCGGCTCCAGCGGTGGAGGTGGCGGTGGTTCAGGCGGCGGCGCTTTCTAA